AACGTTGCACTGAGTACGCCACCGAGTACACCGAAACCAACTGAGTGCTGACTTCCTGCACCGGCACCTGTTGAAAGGGCAAGTGGAAGTACACCGAAACCGAAGGCAAGGGTAGTCATAATAATTGGACGTAAACGCATTTTTGAAGCATGTAAAGTTGCCTCAAGTAGGTCTTCACCTTTTTCCTGCAACTCTTTTGCGAACTCAACAATCAAGATCGCATTTTTTGCAGAAAGACCAATGACCGCGATCATTGCTACCTGGAAGTAAATGTTATTTGAGAGATTTGGATCTCCTTTAATAATCATACCCAAGTAAGTCAATACGATTGCACCAATAATACCAAGTGGTACTACAAGTAAAACCGAGAACGGAATAGACCAGCTTTCATATAATGCAGCTAAGCAAAGGAAAACGATTAACAATGAAAGCGCATATAAGAATGGAGCTTGAGCACCAGACTCACGTTCTTCAAGTGATAAACCTGTCCATTCATAGTCGAAACCTTGTAAGCCCATAGATGGTAACTTAGCAATAATTTCTTCCATAGCTTTCATCGAATCACCAGAGCTCACGCCAGGTGCAGGTGTACCTTGAATGTTAACCGATGACACGCCGTTATAACGTTCAAGACGAGGAGAACCATATGTCCATTTGCCTGTAGCAAATGCAGAGAACGGTACCATTTCGCTTTTGCTATTACGTACATACCACTTGTTTAAGTCTTCAGGCATCATACGGCTATCCGAATCACCTTGAACATAAACTTTTTTCACACGACCGCGATCAACGAAGTCGTTAATGTATGAGCCACCCCATGCAATACGCATAGTGTTGTTAATGTCAGCAATGCTAACGCCCATAGCACCAGCTTGAGCCTGATCTACATTAATTTGATACTGAGGTGTATCTTCTTGACCATTAGGACGTACCCCTACAAGACGTTTATCTTGTGAAGCCAAACCTAAAATTGTGTTACGTGCGGCAATAAGTTTCTCATGGCCTTGACCACTTGAATCTTTAAGCTGCAAGTTAAAACCAGCAGTTACACCGAGTTCAGGCATTGCCGGAAGCTGTAATGGCATGATGTAAGATGCGTCTTTGACGATCATGTTTAATGCCATACCGCGCTGAATTAACGCGCCAATTTGAGATTCTGGTGAAGTACGTTCACTCCAGTCTTTCAATTTAACGAAGCCAATACCAGCATTTTGACCAACACCTGTGAATGAGAAACCTGAAACGGTGAAAATAGATTCCACAGTATCTTTTTCATTCATGAAGAAGTTTGTCATGGTGTCAATCACTTTACCTGTACGGTCAAGCGTTGCATTTGGTGGTAATTGAACAAGTGTCATGACCACACCCTGATCTTCTTCTGGTAAGAATGAAGATGGGAGTTTTTGGAACAAGAACACTAATAGGCCAATCACTACAGCATAGAGTAGTCCTGAGAAGATTTTGCCTTTAAGCATGCGGCTAACACCATTTTGGTAGCTATGCGACATGCGGTCAAAACCATTGTTAAATCCTCTGAAGAAACGAGCAAAAATATTATTGCTTGGTTCTTTATTAGGATCATGCTGTTTTAAAATGGTTGCACAAAGTGCAGGGGTGAAGGTTAACGCTACAATTAACGATAGAACCATTGCTGTTACAAGGGTAATCGAGAATTGACGGTAAATTACACCTGTTGTACCACCAAAGAATGCCATTGGTACGAATACTGCTGTCAATACGCTTGTGATACCAATTAACGCACCAGAAATCTGTTGCATTGATCGTGAAGTTGCCGTGACCGGATCGGTATGCTCTTCACTCATAACACGCTCAACGTTTTCTACTACAACAATGGCGTCATCGACCAGAAGACCAATTGCCAATACCATAGCGAACATGGTTAAGGTGTTAATTGAGAAACCAAAGATATTGATGACAGCAAATGTACCCAATACAACAACAGGTACAGCAAGTGTTGGAATAATCGTTGCACGCCAGTTCTGTAAGAATAAGAACATAACAATGAACACTAAAATTACCGCTTCAATTAATGTGTGTACAACACTTTCAATTGAAAGACGAATAAATGGAGTAGTGTCATAAGCCAGTTTATCTGCAAGGCCTGCTGGATAGTTCTTACGTAATTCAGCTAAACGGTGTTCAACAGCATCAGCGGTATCAAGTGCGTTAGCACCAGTTGCAATTTTAATTGCGAGACCGCCAGCAGGTTTACCATTAAACTTCGAATCGAACTGGTAGTTATCAGAACCTAACTCTACACGAGCAACATCTTTTAAACGAACTTCAGCACCTGATGCTGTGTTCTTTAAGAAGATATTTTTAAATTGTTCAGGTGTCTGTAACAAGCTTTGCGCATTTACTGTCGCGTTAAGCACTTGACCTTGAACCGCTGGTGCGCCGCCTAACTGACCTACAGCAACTTGTGAGTTTTGCGCTTGTAAAGCAGTCGCAATATCACTTGGTGTTAACTGATAGTTGGTAAGTTTTGCAGGGTCGAGCCAGATACGCATTGCGTATGAACCACCAAAGACTTGTACCTCACCAACACCAGCAACACGGCTAAGTGGTTCTTTAATTGACGAGTTTACGTAATCTTTAATGTCTGAGTCTGACAGGGTATTGTCTGGTGAATAGAATGCAATAACTTGCAAGAAGCTTGCACCAGATTTAGTAACCGTCACACCTTGGCGTTGAACGTCTTCAGGTAAAAGCGCAGTTGCAGATTGCAGTTTGTTTTGAACCTGAACCTGTGCAATATCTGGATCAATACCTTGTTCAAAGTTTAATTGAATAGAGGCCTGACCGTTACCCGCACTGTTAGATGAAATATAACGTAAACCATCTAGACCATTCATTTGTTGTTCAATGATCTGGGTTACTGTATTTTCAACAGTCTCAGCCGATGCACCAGGATAAGTTGCAGCAATTGTAACTGTCGGTGGTGCAATCGTCGGATACTGTGCAATAGGCATTTTTGTGAGCGTGAGAATACCCGCCAACATAATGACTAATGCAATCACCCAAGCAAAAATGGGGCGATGAATAAAAAATTGTGCCATTCAATCTACCCCTTATGCATTAGATGCTTTCTGTTCTGCTTGAGGTTTACCTGATTGAGCCGGTTTTGTAGCATTTGGAGCTGCACCTTGAGGGTTCGCTGGTTGAGCTTGGTAAGGTTTTGCTGACACTTCTTGCCCTTCTTTAACTTTGGCAACACCATCAACAATCACTTTTTCACCAGCTTTGAGACCGTTAGTCACAATCCAGTTTTGTCCTTGAACACCAGAGGTTTCAACAGAACGACTCTCAACAGCGCCTTTAGCATTAACAAGCATTGCTACAGCTTGACCTGTCGGTAAACGCGTAATTGCGGCTTGAGGAACAAGATAAGCATTTGGAACTACACCCTGAACAATCTGCGCAGTTGTATACATACCTGGAAGTAACAAATGATTCGGGTTCGAGAATACGGCACGTAAAGTAATCGTTCCTGTATCCTGATTTACAGAAGCATCAGAGAAAGCAAGTTGTCCTTCGATTGGATAGGTTGAACCATCTTCAAGTTTCAATTTCACTTTCGTGTTGTTACTGTTGTTTAAACTACCTTTGCTGAGTTGTTGGCGTAAACGTAATAACTCGGCACTAGACTGGTTAATATCCACATAGATTGGATCTAACTGTTGAATCGTCACTAAAGGATCAGTTTGGTTTGCAGTGACTAAAGCACCAGCTGTTACAGAAGAACGCCCAGACTGACCAGAAATTGGTGAGCGAATTGTAGAATAACCAAGATCTACATTTGCATTCGTTACTTGAGCTTTCGCAGCAGTAACTTGTGCTTCGGCAACATTAACCTGACCAAGTAAGTCGTCATATTCTTGTTTAGATACAGCATTACTCGAAACAAGTTGCTTATAACGGTTTAGCTTGGTACGTAGTGAAGCTAGATTTGCCTGTTGTTGTAAAAGTGATGCTTTTGCATTTTCAAGCGATGCACGATTCGTTCGAGAATCCAGTTCATATAGAGCCTGACCTTCACGAACATAACTTCCTTCAGCAAACAAGCGTTTTAAAATTACGCCACTTGTTTGAGGACGAACTTCAGAAATTTGATATGCTGAAGTACGGCCGGAAAGCTCAACGCTTTGTTCAACACTTTGTGGTTGAGCAACAATAACACCTACCTCAGCAGGCGGCATTTTCTGAGCAGCAGCAGCTTGCTGTTTCTCATCGGAGCCTTTGCCACAACCAACAAGTGCGATACTTGTTGCTAATGCGCAAGCAGTAAGGGCAGGAGCCCAAAGCTTAGCCGACATCATTGTTCCACCTCGTTAGATAAAATCTAAAAATATATTTGTTTTTTACTTAACCTACTTTGTGTTTGTAATAACCAGAGCCAAAGCAGTGCAATCCAAATAAAACCTATGCCCCAACCGGCAAGTACATCTGTTGGAAAATGAACTCCAGCATATATTCTTGAAAGCCCCATGCAGATAAACCAAAGGCAAGAAATCAAAATGATATAAGGAGAGTTAGTGTTGGGCTTATGGCATAACATTATCATTGCCAAACAAGCCAGTGTTGATGCATAAACACTGTGTGCACTTGGGAACGATGCACCGTAACTTTCGACAATATGATATACCTGTGGGGGTCTTGGGCGATCAACACACCACTTGAGCAGCCAACCCATGGTGATACTGCCAATAACTCCCACGCTAATGAAAATAACAGTAATATATTTTTTATACCATGCCTGATATATACACACCAGAAGGGATAAAAAACATACAAAAGGCATACCACCTATTCGTGCTAGAAAGATCGTAATAGCGTTAAGATAATTTGAACGATATTCACTCAATATTTGAACGCTGAGAAGGTCCAAAGACTGAAGTCTTGGTACAAAAAGACCAAGAATACCTAATCCTAAAAAAATACAACCAATAAGAAGCAATAAATAGGGCATGTATATACCTTTGCTTATTTAAGCAGTGTCCACTACTGAAAGCCGCTAAAAGTGTACTTGCCAGTACACTTTTTTTCAAGCCTGATAGATCATCGTAAATTCATTTTGAAAATTTTTTAACATTTGGAAAAACAATCACAACAAAATTGACGGAATTCACATTTTGTGTACAAAGCAAAATTCTTAATGTTCTATCTTTTTTCCATTATTTGTAGTCGTATTTTCTTCAAGTTCTAGCGGTTGTTTTGGGGGCCAGAAAAAATCGCTTGGGCGAGTTAGAAAATGGGTCATAACGAGTTTGGCTAAAGGTTTCCATTGTTCGAAGCGAACTCGACGCGCCCGTAGTGCCACAATAATGGTTAAGGTGAAACTAACAAATAAGTTAGTGAGACCAATACATAACACGCCTAGAAAAGACACGATAATCAGTCCGATGTCTGGACTGCCATTAATGGTCATTAAACCTTGAATAAAGTTAGCAGATGCAAAGGCAATATGGCGGATATCTAAAGGTAAACCTAAAATAAAGCCTATGGTACCCATACTTCCTAACATAATACCAAATAAGAAGTTACCCGCTAGAGCTCCTAAGTTGCGCTCAATATATTCAGCAAAACGGTTGAGACGATCTTGCCCAAACCAGTTGGCTAAGCGGCGATGCGCTCTTAAGCGAGGACCAACTTTTCTATAAACGGCCATATTGTCAAAGTAGCCAGCAATAAGACCCGACAAAAATAAGCAAACTCCGGCTACGGCTGCATGTGGAACTGCCAAAGAGGTGAAGGGATTTAAGCTGTGCAACAAATAAGTCGCTTTAGTATGAGTTAATAAAGGCTCATCAAGATAGAACTGCCAAGCAAAAGTAATGAGTGCTGCAGTAGGAATCGCAATTGAAATATTGCCTAAAATAGCAATAAATTGTGTTCGAATAATATTAATAATAAGCGCTGCTAACTCTGCAATTTGAGCTGTTTTAGAGCCTTTACGCTGTTGTACTGTGGCAGCGAGGGCCGCAGCAGTCATCGCGGGTTGTTTAGTGGCAACTGTAAAATGCAGAACATGAATTAGAAGGAATCCAAGAGAATAATTCATACTAAAAGTAAAGGCTTGCATGAGCGGAGCCATCGTCATTCTAGCTGCAAGAATTTTTAAAGATGCCATACAGGCAATGATAACGCCTGCTCCAGCGGCAGCTTTATACATGCCCCAGAAACCTTTGGTATCCGTACTTACATAATGTTCACCTGTTCGGCTGGCATTTTCAGTCACTTGAAAGGCAATAAGTTCACTTGTTGTACTTAGTAAAGAGCGAACACTTTTTTCACTGTAGTGTGCTTTGGTTAAATCAGAAATAAGATGCCCTAAAGAGACATATTTTCCTTTAGTGTTATCTACAACCAAATAAAGCAGTAATTCAATTCGGTCAAGGCACTGCTCAAGTAAGGATAATAAATAAGTCAAACTTAAGCTGACGCCAATTCTTTTGGTGGCACGACGAATTTTTAAAACTACATCTCGGCATTGTTCCAGCATAACAAATGCTTGTGATGCATCTGGAGGGGAAGTCACCGCAATTTCATGTTCAGCAAGTTCTTGTTTTTTGTACTTCTCGATAAACTCAATAATTTCACGGTTTTGAACTAAAAATGGTGATTCATATTCAGTTAATTCCGGTTGAGCATTAATAAATTCGGGGTAAAGGCCAATTCCACTAATTCGATAAGATAAGACAGTAATTGCTTTAATCATTTCACTTTGAATGACAAGCTTTTCGTTTACATTACTTTGGCTTTGTCCAATAAGACCAAATAGGTTTGCCCAATCTTCATCGTCAATATTATTGAGCCAGATTTTGTCACTTTCTAAATAGAAAATCTTACCAATTAATA
This region of Acinetobacter sp. XS-4 genomic DNA includes:
- a CDS encoding phosphatase PAP2 family protein yields the protein MPYLLLLIGCIFLGLGILGLFVPRLQSLDLLSVQILSEYRSNYLNAITIFLARIGGMPFVCFLSLLVCIYQAWYKKYITVIFISVGVIGSITMGWLLKWCVDRPRPPQVYHIVESYGASFPSAHSVYASTLACLAMIMLCHKPNTNSPYIILISCLWFICMGLSRIYAGVHFPTDVLAGWGIGFIWIALLWLWLLQTQSRLSKKQIYF
- a CDS encoding site-specific recombinase is translated as MHINFSDHFLKIQKQLEDSQAVIDENLLIELVNDIRPSDPQDTDEIKQKIQAFIESLLRTPTAPFLLQTFLLRLVNRYKQVSLYADSGILSLDGFWNQLGQRLGAHFLPLIEDASQLKILIGKIFYLESDKIWLNNIDDEDWANLFGLIGQSQSNVNEKLVIQSEMIKAITVLSYRISGIGLYPEFINAQPELTEYESPFLVQNREIIEFIEKYKKQELAEHEIAVTSPPDASQAFVMLEQCRDVVLKIRRATKRIGVSLSLTYLLSLLEQCLDRIELLLYLVVDNTKGKYVSLGHLISDLTKAHYSEKSVRSLLSTTSELIAFQVTENASRTGEHYVSTDTKGFWGMYKAAAGAGVIIACMASLKILAARMTMAPLMQAFTFSMNYSLGFLLIHVLHFTVATKQPAMTAAALAATVQQRKGSKTAQIAELAALIINIIRTQFIAILGNISIAIPTAALITFAWQFYLDEPLLTHTKATYLLHSLNPFTSLAVPHAAVAGVCLFLSGLIAGYFDNMAVYRKVGPRLRAHRRLANWFGQDRLNRFAEYIERNLGALAGNFLFGIMLGSMGTIGFILGLPLDIRHIAFASANFIQGLMTINGSPDIGLIIVSFLGVLCIGLTNLFVSFTLTIIVALRARRVRFEQWKPLAKLVMTHFLTRPSDFFWPPKQPLELEENTTTNNGKKIEH
- the adeI gene encoding multidrug efflux RND transporter periplasmic adaptor subunit AdeI; the encoded protein is MMSAKLWAPALTACALATSIALVGCGKGSDEKQQAAAAQKMPPAEVGVIVAQPQSVEQSVELSGRTSAYQISEVRPQTSGVILKRLFAEGSYVREGQALYELDSRTNRASLENAKASLLQQQANLASLRTKLNRYKQLVSSNAVSKQEYDDLLGQVNVAEAQVTAAKAQVTNANVDLGYSTIRSPISGQSGRSSVTAGALVTANQTDPLVTIQQLDPIYVDINQSSAELLRLRQQLSKGSLNNSNNTKVKLKLEDGSTYPIEGQLAFSDASVNQDTGTITLRAVFSNPNHLLLPGMYTTAQIVQGVVPNAYLVPQAAITRLPTGQAVAMLVNAKGAVESRSVETSGVQGQNWIVTNGLKAGEKVIVDGVAKVKEGQEVSAKPYQAQPANPQGAAPNATKPAQSGKPQAEQKASNA
- the adeJ gene encoding multidrug efflux RND transporter permease subunit AdeJ codes for the protein MAQFFIHRPIFAWVIALVIMLAGILTLTKMPIAQYPTIAPPTVTIAATYPGASAETVENTVTQIIEQQMNGLDGLRYISSNSAGNGQASIQLNFEQGIDPDIAQVQVQNKLQSATALLPEDVQRQGVTVTKSGASFLQVIAFYSPDNTLSDSDIKDYVNSSIKEPLSRVAGVGEVQVFGGSYAMRIWLDPAKLTNYQLTPSDIATALQAQNSQVAVGQLGGAPAVQGQVLNATVNAQSLLQTPEQFKNIFLKNTASGAEVRLKDVARVELGSDNYQFDSKFNGKPAGGLAIKIATGANALDTADAVEHRLAELRKNYPAGLADKLAYDTTPFIRLSIESVVHTLIEAVILVFIVMFLFLQNWRATIIPTLAVPVVVLGTFAVINIFGFSINTLTMFAMVLAIGLLVDDAIVVVENVERVMSEEHTDPVTATSRSMQQISGALIGITSVLTAVFVPMAFFGGTTGVIYRQFSITLVTAMVLSLIVALTFTPALCATILKQHDPNKEPSNNIFARFFRGFNNGFDRMSHSYQNGVSRMLKGKIFSGLLYAVVIGLLVFLFQKLPSSFLPEEDQGVVMTLVQLPPNATLDRTGKVIDTMTNFFMNEKDTVESIFTVSGFSFTGVGQNAGIGFVKLKDWSERTSPESQIGALIQRGMALNMIVKDASYIMPLQLPAMPELGVTAGFNLQLKDSSGQGHEKLIAARNTILGLASQDKRLVGVRPNGQEDTPQYQINVDQAQAGAMGVSIADINNTMRIAWGGSYINDFVDRGRVKKVYVQGDSDSRMMPEDLNKWYVRNSKSEMVPFSAFATGKWTYGSPRLERYNGVSSVNIQGTPAPGVSSGDSMKAMEEIIAKLPSMGLQGFDYEWTGLSLEERESGAQAPFLYALSLLIVFLCLAALYESWSIPFSVLLVVPLGIIGAIVLTYLGMIIKGDPNLSNNIYFQVAMIAVIGLSAKNAILIVEFAKELQEKGEDLLEATLHASKMRLRPIIMTTLAFGFGVLPLALSTGAGAGSQHSVGFGVLGGVLSATFLGIFFIPVFYVWIRSIFKYKPKTINTQEHKS